Sequence from the Thermocoleostomius sinensis A174 genome:
TTGTTAGACTATCTAAATGTTGATGTTAAAAATACGTTTGTGGCAAGACTCACTCGAAGATCTCAGCCCCTAGAGGCGCTTGGTATGGTCGGCAGTGCGGCGGTAGAAATGCGATCGTTAACCCGCCATTTTGGTAAGTTTACGGCGGTTGATGATCTCAATTTAACGGTGCAGACTGGCGAAATTTTCGGCTTGTTGGGACCCAATGGGGCAGGAAAAACTACGGTAATCAAGATACTGACAACGCTGCTTCCTCCTAGCAGTGGACAGATCTCTATCTCTGGTCTAAATTTGGTGCGACAATCGGCGTTGGTGCGGCGGGTGATAGGCTATGTGCCGCAAGCGCTTTCGGCCGATGGTAGCTTAACTGGTTACGAAAATCTGCTGATTTTTGCCAAACTGTATGATATTCCTCGGGAACAGCGAAAACACCGAATTGCAGATGTGCTGGAACTAATGGGGTTGCAAGCAGCGGCCCATCGGTTGGTGCGGCAGTATTCGGGCGGCATGATCCGCAAGCTGGAAATAGCCCAAGCCATCTTACATCGTCCCCGCGTCTTGTTCTTAGATGAACCGACTGTTGGACTCGATCCATTAGCCCGTAGCCAAGTTTGGGAGTTGGTGACGCAGCTTCAATCTAATTACGGCACGACTGTGGTTCTGACGACTCATTTTCTAGAAGAAGCCAATTATCTCTGCGATCGCGTTTTAATCATGCATCAAGGACAGGCAATTGTTACAGGAACGCCTAGCGATCTAAAAGCTTCACTGGGCAAACCTGACGCAACGCTCGACGATGTTTTTATTCAATATACAGGTGATCCATTAATGTCAGGAACGAACTATCATGAAACCTCAAAACTTAGACGCACGACCCAACGGTTGGGCTAGCGATCGGCCGGGTTGGCAATCAAGCAGTTGGCGATCGATTGGAATGAACAGCATTGAACTGGTGCAAAAAACGGCAGTGGCAGCAGAGTTAGAGATTCGCAAGCTGCGTCATGATCCAAGTGATTTGGTACTGCGATCGGTGCAGCCAGTGTTGTGGCTACTGATTT
This genomic interval carries:
- a CDS encoding ABC transporter ATP-binding protein gives rise to the protein MARLTRRSQPLEALGMVGSAAVEMRSLTRHFGKFTAVDDLNLTVQTGEIFGLLGPNGAGKTTVIKILTTLLPPSSGQISISGLNLVRQSALVRRVIGYVPQALSADGSLTGYENLLIFAKLYDIPREQRKHRIADVLELMGLQAAAHRLVRQYSGGMIRKLEIAQAILHRPRVLFLDEPTVGLDPLARSQVWELVTQLQSNYGTTVVLTTHFLEEANYLCDRVLIMHQGQAIVTGTPSDLKASLGKPDATLDDVFIQYTGDPLMSGTNYHETSKLRRTTQRLG